A region of the Marmota flaviventris isolate mMarFla1 chromosome 3, mMarFla1.hap1, whole genome shotgun sequence genome:
GGGTCGCAACGTGGGCCATACCCTGGAAGTGGAGGAAGCGCTGCTCTGCCTGGATGGCACGGGGCCACCGGACCTGCGGGACCTGGTCACTAGACTCGGTAAGGGAAGCGGTTGAGGTTGGGGACTGCAGAGCCGCCCTACCGGACGCCCAGGCCCTACGGCACCTAAAACTCGCCCTGCCGACTGGCAGGCGGTGTCCTGTTATGGCTCAGTGGACATGCGGGTAGCTCGGCCCAGGGCACCGCCCGGATCGCTACGGCACTGGACGACGGCTCCGCGCGGCGCCGCTTCGAGCAGATGCTTGAAGCACAGGGCGTGGATTCGAACCTGGCCCGATCACTGTGCTCCGGGACCCCGGCGCAGCGTCGTCAGTTGCTGCCCCACGCCCGGGAGCAAGAGGAGTTACACGCGCCTGCGGACGGTGAGCGCCAGGGACCCGGGCCCCCAACCCGCTCCCAACCCGGGTCCCTCCTGAGGCTGCCAGACGCTTTCACTCTCTTCCCGCAGGCACCGTGGAGAGCGTCCAAGCGCTGCCACTAGCGCTCGTGCTGCACGAGCTCGGGGCCGGACGCAGCCGTGCAGGGGAGCCAATCCGCCTGGGCGTGGGCGCCGAGCTGTTGGTGGACGTGGGTCAAAGCCTAAGCCGAGGTGAGTACCACCCAGGACTCCAGGCCACGTCGTCTTCCCCGCCCCTTCCGGGTGCGTCCTCCCGCCCCGGAAGTCCTGACCGTCCTCGCCTGGCAGGGACGCCCTGGCTCCGCGTGCATCTGGACGGCCCTGCGCTAAGCGATTCGCAGCGCCGAGCACTGCAGGCAGCGCTTGTGCTGTCTGATCGCGCGCCCTTCACGGCCCCCTCGCCCTTTGCGGAGCTGATCCTGCCGCCCACCGCCGCGCAGCCTTGAAGCCCGACGGCCTCCGAGCCAAGTACGTGCAGGGGCGGGGCGGGCCGCGCCGCACGTGACCTCGAAGCATGCGCCGTGATGGCGAGCCGGGACGGCGCTGCTTCCGGGGTTGGTGCCCCGGGCGCGGTGCGGGCACCGGAGTAGGGGGGGTCCCGGCTGTACCTGCGCTGTTTTTCCAGGGCTTTCCGGCCGCCTTCCCGAGGGGCCGAACCTGGGGACACTAGGACCGAGGTGGCCCCAGGCACCGTCTCATATCCTTGGGGATTTTCTGGAGGGCAAGCTCCGTGCTCTATCCCTGCAGCCACCCGTTTGGGTGTGGGGGCCCAACCTTCGCCAGGCAAGGACTGTAGGGGTAGCAGGGAGGTGCGTGTGGGACCTCCAGGAGGGCGCATACGTCGTCTGCCAGCTGAGGTTAAGTCTGGCAGTGCAGGGTTTCTGCTGAGCCTGGGAGGAGACCGGAGAGCCACCGTTGAAGTAGCCCTTGAGGTGACCGGCTGGAGAGGGCTACTTCCGTCAAGAAGTAGATTTATTTCAGATATATTTGCTTGCAGTGCCCTTGTTAAGCAGGACAAGAGGCTCACAGAAGTGAATGCTGGGCTGGGCTTTGCAGGTGCAGGTACAGGGCAGGGTGAGGTAACGAGATCAAGGCTACTAGGCTGAAGGGACAGGAGGGACTGTTGTGAAACTGGCCATATGTGGACTTTGGTGCCACTTAAGCTGGAGCTTGAGGTTTCAAAGGTGGACAAGTTTGGAGCTTCAGCGAGCAGGTGCAGGAGGCTGGCAAGCCAGAGTAGGAGGCAGGTCTCCAGGGAGGGGACCCCAGGCAACTTTTGGTGCTCTCTTTCTGGGGCCTGAcatctttgctttctttcagGAGGATCAGGTCCATGCTGTTGCTGGCTCGGGGGCCCAAGGCCAAGGCTTGGCTTTGGCTTTGGCAACTTAGGCCACCAGTACCCCCTATGACCCCTGGAAATGAAGCCCTGCACATGAGGCCCCGGCACTTCTCGTGGCAGGGCCCACCTCAAGGCCCTAGGCTTCGAACCAGGCTGCTCATCACTGCCCTATttggggctgggctgggtggggcctggctggctgCCAGGGCTGAGAAGGAACAGCGGCGGCAGCAACAGCGGACAGAAGCCCTGCGCCAGGCTGCTGTGGGTCAGGGCGACTTCAGCCTATTGGACCACCAAGGCCAGGCTCGCTGCAAGGCCGACTTCCGGGGCCAGTGGGTACTGATGTACTTTGGCTTCACACACTGCCCAGACATCTGCCCAGATGAGCTGGAGAAGCTGGTACAGGTGGTACAACAGCTGGAAGCCAAGCCTGGACTGCCCCCTGTGCAGCCCATCTTCATTACTGTGGACCCTGAGCGGGATGATGTGGCAGCTATGGCCCGATATGTGCGAGACTTCCACCCAAGACTGCTGGGTCTAACGGGCTCTGTTGAGCAGGTGGCCCAGGCTAGCCGCAGCTACCGTGTGTACTACAGTGCTGGCCCCAAGGATGAGGACCAGGACTACATCGTCGACCACTCCATTGCTATCTACTTGCTAAACCCTGATGGCCTCTTCACAGACTACTATGGTAGGGGCAGGTCTGCTGAGCAGATTGCAGACAGTGTGCAGCGGCACATGGCTGGCTTTCGCAGTGTCCTCTGAACCACTGCAGCCTGGGGCCATCATTAAACCACACTtctaagttgtgtgtgtgtgatctgtgCCAGCAGTCCACAGGAAGCCAGGCAGCTCTACAGAGTAGATAATTTCAGTGGGTTTTGTTTTAAGGGTAGGTGAGATGGCAACACAACTTTTATTAGGCTGGGCCAGCCAGGAGGCAGAAGCAAGCTCTCAGCACACAGGGAGAACTGGCCCACCCTCCCATCacagcttctgcttagggctgGGCCATGGAGGGAGCCGTGTAGGTCTGAAAGCGCTTGTGGGCTCGCTGGTGAGTGAGCAGTCTCAGAGACATGGTGTCCACAGCTGCTTCCAGCCCTGGCTGTTGGCTGATCTCCACCGTGTAGTCATTGGCCTGCAGGGGCAAGCCATCAGCAAGGTTTGGGGACCATCTTCCCCACCCATGAGACCCGAGGCACTCACCAGCTGCAGGGAGGCCAGCATGGAGCGACACACCTCAAAGGCAGGCTGGCCTGCCACCAGCTCTGCAAAGGGACACCACTTGTTGAGCTGGGGGAATCGTGAGATCACCTGGTCCCCGTACGTGTGGATATCAAAGGGCACATGCTGCTCCTGCATGGGGGAGGGGCGTGTTGGTGACAGAGAAGGACAGCGTGGGCAAAGCTCAGGCAGGAAGCCCCGGTCCTCAAGAACTGCCTCACCTGCTCCAGGAGCAGGGGTTGGATGGTGTCTTCCCAGTCCCTGATGCGCTGGCTCAGCTCTGTCTCCTGGACAAACTTCTGGGAGTTGGCGATGAAGAGCTCCTGGGGGGGACCGTAGGGACTTCCATCTTGTGTGCAGGGACCTGAGGCTTCCTCACCCGACTCCCTGCCTCTGACCCAAGCCTACCACATTCCTTCGAACCAGCTCCTCGTAGCTCAGGGACTCTGGCATGGCCTCTGCCTCTGAGAAGGGCCGTCTGTGAGTTG
Encoded here:
- the Tymp gene encoding thymidine phosphorylase isoform X2, with the protein product MPQHPITDAKIRCCGDIPSMFTSRGHADGHPAARHGSGGDLCVDPGNGQVWGTAAVARGLAPAACRQTFHRGSGRQGQPDPGTCPGCVWLQGANDQWTWPGAHRGHPGQAGVYSWVQCHPEPTTASILSKKAVEGLSALVIDVKFGGAAVFPDQEKARELARALVGVGADLGLRVAAALTAMDNPLGRNVGHTLEVEEALLCLDGTGPPDLRDLVTRLGGVLLWLSGHAGSSAQGTARIATALDDGSARRRFEQMLEAQGVDSNLARSLCSGTPAQRRQLLPHAREQEELHAPADGTVESVQALPLALVLHELGAGRSRAGEPIRLGVGAELLVDVGQSLSRGTPWLRVHLDGPALSDSQRRALQAALVLSDRAPFTAPSPFAELILPPTAAQP
- the Sco2 gene encoding protein SCO2 homolog, mitochondrial produces the protein MLLLARGPKAKAWLWLWQLRPPVPPMTPGNEALHMRPRHFSWQGPPQGPRLRTRLLITALFGAGLGGAWLAARAEKEQRRQQQRTEALRQAAVGQGDFSLLDHQGQARCKADFRGQWVLMYFGFTHCPDICPDELEKLVQVVQQLEAKPGLPPVQPIFITVDPERDDVAAMARYVRDFHPRLLGLTGSVEQVAQASRSYRVYYSAGPKDEDQDYIVDHSIAIYLLNPDGLFTDYYGRGRSAEQIADSVQRHMAGFRSVL